GGTGGACGCGGTGACGGAACAGACCATCCTCGGCGTGCTGCACGACCTCGCGCGCGAGGGAAAGAGCGTGCTGATGGTGCATCACGACCTCTCCCTCATCACCGCGCATTTCGACCAGGTGCTGATCCTGGCCGGCGGGGTCATCGCCGCCGGGCCGGTGGGCGAGGCCTTCACCGATGCCTCCATCGCCCGCGCCTTTGGCGGCCTGCCGGGACGGCCGGCGGCATGATCGGCCACAACACGCTGATCGTGCTGCTGGGCTGCGCCGCGCTCGGCGCCGCCTCGGGCGTGGTGGGCGCCTTCGCGCTGCTGCGCGGCCGGGCACTGCTGGCGGATGCGATCGGCCATGCGGCGCTGCCCGGCGTGGTCGCGGCCTCGCTGCTCATGGCCGCTCTCGGCGGGCCCGCGCGCAGCCTCGCGCCCCTCCTGCTCGGCGCCGCGCTTTCGGCCTGGCTCGGATTGCTGGCGCTGCGCGCGCTGACGGCAAGCGGTCGCATCCGGCAGGATGCCGCGATCGGCGTGGTGCTCTCCGCCTTCTATGCGCTGGGCACGGTCGGCCTCTCGATCGCCCAGGCGATGCCGGAGGCGGCGCAGGCCGGCCTCTCCCATTTCATCCTGGGCCAGGCGGCGACGATGACGGAGGGCGATGCGATGCTGGCCGGCGGGCTCGCGCTCGGCTGCATCGCCGTGATCGCGGCGCTGTTCCAGCCGCTGCGAGCGTTGTGCTTCGACGAGGCCTTCGCGCGCAGCCAGGGCCTGCCGGTGCGCCTGCTCGACCTTGCGCTACTGGCGCTGCTGCTGGCGGTCTGCGTCGCCGGGCTGCCGGCCGTGGGGCTGCTGCTGGTGGTGGCGCTGCTCATCGTGCCGGCCGCTGCCGCGCGGCTCGTCACGCGTGGGCTGCCGGCCATGGTGGTGCTGGCGGGCACATTGGGCGCGGCGGCCGGAGCCAGCGGCGCGCTGATCTCGACCCGCTTCGACCATATCCCGACCGGGGCCGCGGTGGTGCTGGCGGGGCTGCTCGGCTTCGGCGCCGCGTTGGTGTTCCAGCGCCGATGACCGAGTTCCTCCAGCTCGACCTGCCGCCCTTGCTCGCCGCCTTGCTGGCCGGCGGCACTTGCGGGCTGCTCGGCTCCTTCCTCGTGCTGCGGCGGGAGAGCCTTCTGGGTGACGCACTGTCCCATGCCGTGCTGCCCGGCATCGTGGTGGGCTTCGCGCTGACCGGGCTGCGCAGCGCGGGGCCCATGCTGCTCGGCGCCCTGGCGGCGGCGCTGCTGGCGACACTCGCCATCGGCTGGGTGAAGCGCGCCGCGCGGCTGGAAGGCGGCGCGGCGACCGGCCTGGTCTTCACCGGCTTCTTCGCCATGGGCCTCGTCCTGCTGGAGGTGACCGGCGCGCGCAGTGCCGATCTCGACGTGGACTGCGTGCTCTTCGGCCAGCTCGAAACGCTCGTCTGGCTGGAGGCGCAGGGATGGGCCTCGCTGCTGGACCCGGCCGCGCTGGCCGGGCTGCCGCGGCAATTGGGGCTGCTGGCGGCGGTGGCGCTGGTGGCGGGGCTGGCGGTGGCGGTGTTTTGGCGCCCCCTGCAACTCATCGCCTTCGACCCGGCCTTCGCCGCCTCGCTCGGGCTGCGTGTCGGCCGGTGGGAGATGGGGCTGAACCTGCTGATCGCGGCCGCCGCCGTCGCTGCCTTCGAAGCGGTGGGCAGCATCCTGGTGGTGGCCATGCTCGTCTGCCCCGCGGTGGCGCTCCGGCTGATGACCGACCGCTACCGCGTGCAGGTGGTGGGCGGCGCCGGGCTGGGCGCCGGGCTGGGGGCGGCGGGCGTGCTGCTGGCCGGCCCCCTGCCCGCGGCGCTCGGGCTTGGCCTGTCGCTCAACGCGGCGGGGCTGATCGGCACGCTGGCGGGGCTGGTGGTCGCCGGATGCCTGATCCTGCGGACCCGGCCTGCCTGAGGCGATCTTCGCCACATCCCCCTTCCCCTTTCCCCCCGCATCGTCAGATGATGCAGAGGACAGATCTTGAGGGAGACGACCCATGGCGAAGTTTGGCCTGAGCCAATCGGTGCGGCGCGTGGAGGACCCCCGGCTGCTGCTGGGTGCCGGGCGCTACACGGACGACATCGCCCTCGAAGGCCAGGCGCATGGCTATGTGCTCCGCAGCCCGCATGCCCATGCCCGGCTCGCCTCGGTGGATCCCACCGCCGCCCGCGCCATGCCGGGCGTGCTGGCCGTGCTGACCGGGGCCGACCTGCTGGCGATGGGTGTGGGTGAGCTGCCCTGCGCCATCCCCATGAAGAACATCGACGGCACGGACCGCGCGAACACGCTGCACATGCCGCTGGCCACCGACGCGGTGCGCCATGTGGGCGACCCCGTCGCCTTCATCATCGCCGAGACCCAGGGCCAGGCGCGCGACGCGGCCGAGGCGGTGGAAGTGGATTACGAGGTGCTGCCCTCCGTCACCGACCTCGCCGTCGCGGGCGAGGCGGGGCAGCCGCAGATCTGGCCCGGCGCCAGCAACAACACCCTCTTCGACTGGGAGGTGGGCGACAAGGCGAAGACTGAGGCCCTCTTCGCCCAGGCCGCGCATGTGACGCGGCTGACGGTGGTGAACAACCGCGTCGTCGTTGCCTCCATGGAAGGCCGCGCCTGCGCCGCGCAATATGACGCCGCCACTGGCCATTTCACGCTGCATGCCGGCACCCAGGGCTCCTGGCTGGTGAAGAACCTGCTGGCTTCCTCCGTGCTGAAGGTCAGCCCGGATCTCGTGCGCGTGGTGACGCC
This region of Sediminicoccus rosea genomic DNA includes:
- a CDS encoding metal ABC transporter permease, with product MIGHNTLIVLLGCAALGAASGVVGAFALLRGRALLADAIGHAALPGVVAASLLMAALGGPARSLAPLLLGAALSAWLGLLALRALTASGRIRQDAAIGVVLSAFYALGTVGLSIAQAMPEAAQAGLSHFILGQAATMTEGDAMLAGGLALGCIAVIAALFQPLRALCFDEAFARSQGLPVRLLDLALLALLLAVCVAGLPAVGLLLVVALLIVPAAAARLVTRGLPAMVVLAGTLGAAAGASGALISTRFDHIPTGAAVVLAGLLGFGAALVFQRR
- a CDS encoding metal ABC transporter permease: MTEFLQLDLPPLLAALLAGGTCGLLGSFLVLRRESLLGDALSHAVLPGIVVGFALTGLRSAGPMLLGALAAALLATLAIGWVKRAARLEGGAATGLVFTGFFAMGLVLLEVTGARSADLDVDCVLFGQLETLVWLEAQGWASLLDPAALAGLPRQLGLLAAVALVAGLAVAVFWRPLQLIAFDPAFAASLGLRVGRWEMGLNLLIAAAAVAAFEAVGSILVVAMLVCPAVALRLMTDRYRVQVVGGAGLGAGLGAAGVLLAGPLPAALGLGLSLNAAGLIGTLAGLVVAGCLILRTRPA